tacaaatacaaagagtaatatatatgacaaaaatttattttttattatatatttagatcaatttttatatgatataaataaatatatagatgCAATTTTACCAATTTAAATAGTTTGATGATATATCTTCTTATTAACTGTAGAGAATAGTTGTGATAATAATCTAATTGGataagaataaatttatttattgttaaaatagttaaatcacttaatataaaaatgttataataaaataatatcatagtatattactatattatatatgtgattgcttttgattttatttagtttgataTTAAATTGGTTTAGGTTCATCTTTATCAGATTGATTTTGcaattatatttagattttattCTTTAACCTTATAAGTAGGTTGTTCTTATCATATACAAAACACACATTTCACCCaactaaataatataaaatttatctcaaatttttatttttcttttacaaccatattttattattttctctgtACGAACTTCATATATTCTTAtgtcaaaataaacaaaaattatcatatatttttttaattgaaaatttaaatgcAATCAATTTTACGTCAAGTTaacaactaaaaattattaaataattttattaatttacctaaatttttatctaataatttttaccCATTAATTTCACATGAggttgtttgttttctttatacAAAAAGAGAGAAGGATGGAATTTTCAAGAAGAAGTAAGTTTAGAATTGCATTTATTGTAAATAATTACTATGTCTGTTAAGAAATGTACTTTACTTCTATAACTGTTATGTTAATTGAAAAGGTTGTCCCAGTCCTACTCAAAATAATGACTACATCATCTTTGACACCTTCTAACTATGACTAGTGGCCCAACTCCCCTTGtcgtctttaaattttttttgcgtTTGTTTATACAGACGGAAGAATAAAAagagatataaaattatatttatcagatgagatataaataaaaatatgatatttaaagatataaaatttatgtattttatatttattttaataaataaaaaatattaataaaaaatatattttttattttatattttcggAATAAATACAGCCCTACTTTCTTTTGTGCACAGTTTATGATGCATGGATTAAGTTATTGAAGCTCACGATTTACAAGGCCAAAAAGTGGTATATAGGAGTCACATGAATATGCATAGACGGTGATTGAGGAATTATATGAAGCAGTTACGtgtaatttatattattgtagTGAGCAACTTAACTAACATGTGAAAGGAATTGTcgtgtcttgtgtgtccttactAAACTTTGATTAATGTGCATGGCTTTCATTGCCACGCTACATGTTCACGGATTCCTCTAATTTCTAACTTGAAGAAAGGAAAATGCACACATGTCTAAGAGTTTTGCAAAATCTCActtatttactttatttttcaGGCGCGTATGTTTCACAGTTTCAGTGTATAAATGAATCTCTTTGCACTACCTCACATTAAAAATGGCTAatcataagtttttttttttaattataatgagAACTAGTCTCAGTTtgctgttaaaaaaaattattttgggatatacttggatattattgttaaattttgattaaggGAAGTAAAAATagctttaatttatattataaaaccatatatttttataatttaattttaatatattgacagtgtaaaatattttaattataatcacaTCCATTTTTTTGGATGTAATAATGCTAAGTTCTCCAAATCAATTCATCACAATTTTCACAATGTTAACAAAATAATCTCAAGAAAGTGGAAGAGGATatgaatcatcatcatcatcatcatgactAAGAAATGGTTCATTTCTTTGTCTTCTGGAAGTGACATAATCAAAATGATGATGAGAGTAAGAATAATCATGTTTAGTTCCAGAGGAGGTTCCTTCCCCACTGATTAACTTGTCCATTGCATTGTTGATACCAGAATCCGATGATGGAGATGTTTCAGAAACCAGTGCTTGAGGGGAACTCTGTTTGTGCTTCACTCTTCTCTGCCATTTAGACAGTGATTCTCTCACATTCTCTGACACCACTGACTTCTTGAACCTTGACCCCATCTGCATTCACATAACCAACCATTTTGAGAACAACTTCTAATAATGTAGAACAACAACATGAACAACAAGAATCTCCTTAACCTGTGTGATGATAACATATAGAGGAAATGTTATGAAGCTGCACCATACTTGTGAGACTACCCTGTAGAATAGTtatcaaaagaaacaaaatttgttataTGGTAGAAACTCACGTGTAGTTATCTTCATATGAAGTTGCTAATTGAGAAATAAATTGTTATCTAACATCtgtcaactatcaacttcacatgaagaaAACTGTATTGAGAAACAAGTTTAACAACAAATGTATATGTACCCGAATGATAAGCGGATTGCAATAAAggttttgtttttcatgaaacAAGAAGGTTCTTTGATTTCCCACTGCAACTCAAAAGATTATGCAATGAAATGTTATGGTTAGTAGTTAGTAGTTTGCGCGCGAAGTTTTACACAGTCGTCTAATCATATAACGTTATCTTACCAAGGACCACAAGAAAGATGCCATCTCAAACGCATTCTGCAAGATTACAAGAAGAGGAAAACATGAACAGATTAAGAGAATTTTATGTATAAGCAATAATGGAAGGTAGAAAATGGAAGCAGAATTTATGATAATACATACTGACCAAGAAGGATATCAAGTGTATTAAGCGCAACAAAAACCTTGGCTTTCCAAACCAAAAGAGTTCATCTCTCAAATTAAACTGATGAGGCTTAACATAAGGGCAACGATCTACTATTTCAGTAGCCAACTTTACCACCACTCGGTGCAATTTAGTACCAATTATGAGTATCAACTGAATAAACAAGTTAGTTGGTAGAGTGTAAAAGATAGATTGTAAGTGAATAAGTCACAACATACATCATGTTAGGACTTACAATTGCTGGAACAAAGGAAAGCCAAAAGTAAAAGTTGCTTCCTGAATGAGAGTAGAAAAATTTAGACCATCATTTTCTCAACAAGAAGCTTTTGATCCAAGTTTTATACTCCCAGCAACTTACCatgaaaatttagaaatatgcaGCATATGGCATATATCCAGAGAAGCACACTGTCAAAAGTCCAAATGAAAGCTATCAATTTCTTACttccaaaaacaataaaacaaagagATTCAATATAAAGGTAGCCTTCAATGTGCTAGCTTTGATAATCATATGCATGTTTGCAATATATACTTAATCATATCtttattcaattataattaagCTAAGTCCAACTATACAGTTACTAAATTTGTTAACTAATTAAAGAAAGGCTCCAAATGCATCTTAGAGCAATTACCTAACACCAACAATGTCACGAAATTCATCATCCATGCTTCGAAGCATATAGTTGTGGAAATCATATGTCAGGGGAAGTTCATGATTCTACAGAACACCAGAAGAAAAGTATATACATATAGCAATAAGAAAATGCAGAAACATTAGCTTCTTCATATGTTTTCAAGAACAAAAGAATACTGACAGTAATGAAGCCTAAGCGCAACGCCATGTAATCAGCACAGTTGATAGAACTCCAGAATTGGCGGCTGAAGCATAGCTGCAAGCAATGTAGGATCATCAATGTCAGTATATGAGATGCTATTTTCCTTTGATTGTGTTGACCCTTTCACAATGAATTGCTAATACCATGTTTTAGTCCTCTAAACAAACACTACGttaaaagataaaacaagaaaagaaagaaagggtaTGTAGAATACCAGCCAAACAAGAACTTTGTGATTACTCCAGGGATGGGATGTTTGGTGAAAGACGAACGTTGTAAGCCGATTCAATCTTATGCTTGATGTAGTTTGTGGAGTACCTAAACTAACAGAATTTGATAGGAGTTacttaaacaaaaaagaaagatcagaaataacaaattaaactaattatcagCTCAATGAAAAGTTATATAATGTGAAAGTAGTAACCTTGCAAGCTTTGTTGTAAAGCCATAGTCTTTGCTTCATTTTCCCATGTTCTCCAGCTATATATCTGAATGAAACTAAAAGACATAAATATTAGTATCTAATAACCACAAAATAGGAAAATCAAGAAGAAAGTTTTGAACAATGACTGCTGATTCAACCTTGATCATGGCCAAGGCAACAGCAACAAAGCTATATGTAACATGTGTGATTGCAAGAACAAACATAAAGCGATGAAGCTGCTCAAGGCTCTCATAAGAAGCCAATGATTCATGTCCCTACAAGAAGAAGCAAGTCACAAACTTTTAGAATTGAAAGAAACTAGATTGCTTGCATTAGCTGATTAAGAATTGAAAGTAGTACCTCAGGACAATAATTTCGGAGGCCAATGTGGAGTTTCTCTTTGGAATCACTGTTATTATAGTGTGAAGTATGCCAGAAAATATTGTGTTGCACTGCTGTTCCAGAAATGTCTTTGACTGCACAAGGGAAGAACATGCTGCTTAATGCTGATGATTTGACACAAATCTTCGCCACAAAGATAATCCAATGACCCATGATCAATGACAGCAGCCCAAACAGCATTAATTCTGCTTCAAATGGACATCAAAATTTGATAGTAAGTTTTACATATTTTGAAATGTTTATGGGAATAGTACTATGTATATTACCTTCTTGGATCTTTTCCAGAGCAGAAAGCAGAGATTTTCTCTTGGTTCTGGCCATCCACTACATGAAAAACTTATTAGAAATTCTCGGATCACACACACAGTGACAATGGAAAAAAAGGGAAGATCTTGATTCACCTTAAGAAACTTCTTTAATGTGCCATGAaacaagaaactaagagaaacaaGAATAGTGACAACAGTTGCCACAGCCCAAGTTGGTGTTTCTGACAAGGATCTTTCTTCTCCGATTGGTTCCATCATAATCCCAATAAGATTTTGTCACGAAACTTGAAAGTAGTAatcacaataacaataacaattgaTGGTATGGAGTATGGTGTCTTGAATGCAATGAAGAACATGCATTAATTAATGTGGATGTGTAGTTGGTGACACAAAATTGTGTCCCCAGAAAGATTAAAAATGGAGCATATGCATGTGATGTTGTTTTCACGTAGCAGTTAAAGTTGCAGTTGAGCAGCATTATGGTCCCATTAACTGATCTTCCTACCCTTCTCAGTCACTATCAACTTGGATCTGTAACCATCATTCAATATTATTATGATTACTTTTTGACCAATATGGCAATACCCCATGCTATAGATCCAACATGCATGGACCAATTTTGTGAATATGTTGTGTGTATAGCCAAcccaataattttataattattaattaattgttatttttatcatatttcttttactgttattattatttgatcttttataagaaaataaaaattgtcgGTTATTATTATTTGCCTTTTTCATGCTGCCTATTAACAAAGTTATCTTTCTAAAAGTGatgcaaaaatcacaattaCCAGAACAAATGTAACTATTAACTATCCTATTTAAGAGACAACAAAGATTAAATTCTacacatttttttaatcataaaaaatatcatatcaTAAAACTATTTCTTTCAAACAACTTAAGCTAATAAAAAGAGTATATAgatagttaaattttattaccCTCTCTCACTCAATATTCTCTTTTGGGTTTATATGAAAACTATCTTACTGGGAAATGCTTAGTTCCAAATTAATCTGATTCTCATCCTTGTACTAATTAGTCCAATGAATCCCATTTGAAAAGTTCAAACAATTCCAAGTCTATACAGAGTTTGATCCATGAGCTACATGATGTTATTCTGATATTCTTCAAGATTGCTGGTCTTCTTTCTTAAAGGTCTATATTTAgtatagaaacaaaaaaaagttacaaCCTTCAAAGTAACAGTACTATTCAACATAAATGTTGTAAGCAGAACTGTTACAAAAAGTTACAACCCTGATTCAGATGACTTCCACAAGTAATTAATGAGTATTGTGTATGCCAAACACTTTggatacaaacaattaacaaaaaaaaaaactacatatTTCAATTGTACAAGTCAAAGATGAAGAACACGTTCCTATCATCAACTACACTTTAGAGCCCTACAAATTCACATGAAACACAAAATTATTAGTCTTCTCATCCATAGAAAGTCACATACATAACATGATAATACAACCctataatacacaaataagcATAGCCTCTGCTATATATTTGAGGCAGAGTGATAATGGCTTTTACATTATCTAATATAAGGGATGAACTACACTTACATCAGCAACAAGATCGGTAGTTGCATACAGAGATCTCACTCCACTTTGGCAACCCTAAAATACAGACCAAAAAATGTTGgaaaaaagaaacaacaaaCTGAAAATCCAAAGTGAGAAAGAAGATAAGAGTTACCACAATGAGATGATCTTCTCTGTTGCAAACAGATGaaacttcttttaaaaagtTTGGATTTTTCACCTTACCTGCACCCCAAAATCAAAACTTGAATAATCTCAATTCACCGAAGTTCCACCATTgttatgatgatgataaaattaaagaaagaaaaagattgtTACCCTTAGGTGTATCCAACATGTATGGAATGTTAACGACCTTAGCAGCATCTACATGCCCTTTTCTAAACCCCTCCACAGTTCTATTATACCAAAAAACATTGAGTTTCCTtattagttacttatttgatAGAAAGAATAAACACGAATGTGTCATAAAATTTCTTATCCAAAAAGTTTAAGCCGAAAAGAAAAGACATGTAAATAGTTTGACCTGACATCGAGATAAAGGTAGCCGGTGTTGATAAGGCCCTTGGCAGCAGCAACATTAACGGTGACAACATTTGCTCCTAAGCAACACAACAGAAAGTGAAGGAGAAGAACAAGGGACAGCAACCAACGAGGTACAATTAGAAGAGCCATATGGAAGCGTAAACAATAGTGGATATTAATATAGGTAGAGAGAATGATGAAGTTGAAGGAGCATAGTACTAATATATATGTTAATGTTAGTAGATAGATGAAGATATGGATGTTGAATATCTAGGGGCTGTGTTGCTTGGTTAGAAGCAGTTAAGTTTCTATATCCATCACAGGGTACCGCACACTACACCAGCAGCTGTTTGCCAAAAAAAACAAGATGCTTTACCTTTAGGTTGACCCCTCTCTCCATTGGATCATTTCATTTCACAGGACAAAAtcggctaattttttttgttacggAAGTAGAAGTGATGATATAtattaatatgtaatgtttGGTGTTTTTTAGGAAAGTATATAAATCGGAGAGTTCGATTTctgtatttcaaaatttttaatttttttatcacaaattaaaagaaatcgaacagttcaatttctatttttttagttaaacgATTCTACATTTGAATATAACACCCTAATAATTtacattttaataaaatatcactACTactctaatattaaaaattaaaagttcgACAAAATCCTTTTTTTACcgttaaaaaagataattatttatcTGTTAGAATGAATAGTATTTTAACTATTTATTGATACAATTGTTTTATcaataaattgaaaattatattatgttttagcattaaaaaactaataatgaTCTAAATGGCTTTTCTTTTCAGGTTCTGTAAATTAATTGGAATAAATTACTcacaaaaataaaccaaaaaataaaatgacgAATTTGATAAAGTAACAACAAGAAtaagatattaaatatatttaaaaaaatttaaacgcttaattctattttttgtatatataattaaaaaaataaaatatttttattgttaaaatttgtttatttttatgtcaagtgattttttttgtattttttgtaagtaatcgaaatatttttaaagaatgaaaaaaataatttctgtttcaaattttatatatatatatatatgctagaTGCACAGCAGTAAAATGATGGACAAGCTAAGAACGCGTATCCTAAGACGCGCCGAGGAATAGACACAGCTTGtaccaaaaaattatt
The Arachis duranensis cultivar V14167 chromosome 5, aradu.V14167.gnm2.J7QH, whole genome shotgun sequence genome window above contains:
- the LOC107487345 gene encoding MLO-like protein 4, translating into MMEPIGEERSLSETPTWAVATVVTILVSLSFLFHGTLKKFLKWMARTKRKSLLSALEKIQEELMLFGLLSLIMGHWIIFVAKICVKSSALSSMFFPCAVKDISGTAVQHNIFWHTSHYNNSDSKEKLHIGLRNYCPEGHESLASYESLEQLHRFMFVLAITHVTYSFVAVALAMIKIYSWRTWENEAKTMALQQSLQGTPQTTSSIRLNRLTTFVFHQTSHPWSNHKVLVWLLCFSRQFWSSINCADYMALRLGFITNHELPLTYDFHNYMLRSMDDEFRDIVGVSVLLWIYAICCIFLNFHGSNFYFWLSFVPAILILIIGTKLHRVVVKLATEIVDRCPYVKPHQFNLRDELFWFGKPRFLLRLIHLISFLNAFEMASFLWSLWEIKEPSCFMKNKTFIAIRLSFGVVSQVWCSFITFPLYVIITQMGSRFKKSVVSENVRESLSKWQRRVKHKQSSPQALVSETSPSSDSGINNAMDKLISGEGTSSGTKHDYSYSHHHFDYVTSRRQRNEPFLSHDDDDDDSYPLPLS
- the LOC107487475 gene encoding thiosulfate sulfurtransferase 18 isoform X2 — encoded protein: MALLIVPRWLLSLVLLLHFLLCCLGANVVTVNVAAAKGLINTGYLYLDVRTVEGFRKGHVDAAKVVNIPYMLDTPKGKVKNPNFLKEVSSVCNREDHLIVGCQSGVRSLYATTDLVADVSVVHPLY
- the LOC107487475 gene encoding thiosulfate sulfurtransferase 18 isoform X1, with translation MALLIVPRWLLSLVLLLHFLLCCLGANVVTVNVAAAKGLINTGYLYLDVRTVEGFRKGHVDAAKVVNIPYMLDTPKGKVKNPNFLKEVSSVCNREDHLIVVTLIFFLTLDFQFVVSFFQHFLVCILGLPKWSEISVCNYRSCC